The Paramisgurnus dabryanus chromosome 24, PD_genome_1.1, whole genome shotgun sequence genome contains the following window.
TATAACTTTATGGAATAAGTATGAATGTGCAATGCATTTAATGCAAATACCTGTTCAGAATTGTCAAGCGTGCTTCCTGGTTTGCCAACGCACTTCTTGAAGCATTTATCTGTCATTCTCTGCAATGCAGGATAGATATTAATATAAAGCATTTAATCATATCAATGCACCATCACTTTTACATTCCTGGTAGTTAAGGAATGAACATTATATTTATGATTTCTTCGTGATAATAGTTGACAATTTAAGCATTATTATGGTACAGTGATGGTTTTAATAATATCATGGTGATTGACATATATCATAATACTGTATGGGTATCATATTCAAATACCATTTACATAATACTTCAATGTACCTCAGGAATACAGAGGAAGTCAATAAACTATGGTATAATTACCATGGTACAGTGATTATCATAGTAACACACAACAATACTACTATGTTATTAACATACTCATTCATCAAGGCACCAACATGGCACATACCCCAAAAATCATGTTGATACCGTGTATAGTACAATTATTTCGTGCAATCCACATATTTagcaatataataaaatataacttataaaatataaagtctATAAATCAgattaaaaaacaatataacatgTCAATAGGTTGAAGTCACAGACCTGCAGCAGCTCTTGTGCATTAGCAACAGCGATCTGAACTTTGACTTGTTCCATTATCGTGCCGGTGTCCATTTTACCTGACGAACCCGAAGAGAAATCTGAACCGAAATTGTCCATCTTACACAATATAGATTTTATAAAACTGACTCGAGGAGATTAAAGTCTATAACGCTTCAGCACATGTGATAGTTTTGCCCTTGAGTTTAACCGGAAGCGCCTTCGAAGACTTCCGTACGGTTGGCTTCTGGGAAATGTAGTTAAAGACGACTTTTGtgataaaacaaataataagCTAATAATGCTACTACTActaatgttaataataataataataataataataataataataacaataacaatagcaataacaatcaacactgataaataattttaaataagtaATTAGGTTTAATtattgtgcaaaataaaaacgTTTATGAATAACATGTTCCCGTAGTCACTTTTACtcatgttttattcttttgatcacattttaaaaagtttttattaaaatcacagttgttttcttttaattaattattttaaatactcatgtatctttgtttttaattgtaaatttaaatgtctcttatttttaaagattttttaccTCTTagattgttttctcatttctatgtaaag
Protein-coding sequences here:
- the timm13 gene encoding mitochondrial import inner membrane translocase subunit Tim13 gives rise to the protein MDNFGSDFSSGSSGKMDTGTIMEQVKVQIAVANAQELLQRMTDKCFKKCVGKPGSTLDNSEQKCIAMCMDRYMDAWNTVSRTYNSRLQRERARI